A genomic window from Candidatus Thiocaldithrix dubininis includes:
- the prmC gene encoding peptide chain release factor N(5)-glutamine methyltransferase, with protein MQIQALLKQAVATLSATSDSAQADAEILLAHCLQKNRTWLKTWSDKSLTVAEIAAFQHMLMQRQTGIPVAYLMGYRDFWNLRLQVSPATLIPRPETELLVELALEKLAMLSSQTVSVLDLGTGTGAIALALAQERPDIQILAVDASAAALEIAKSNAQLNQIPNVRFMQSNWFSELPSQRFDLIVSNPPYIEQNDPHLTQGDVRFEPMNALTAGLDGLDDIRHIIQHAPTWLNPQGWLLLEHGYNQGQAVSELLLKCGLQNVQCLPDWAGIERVNLGQCG; from the coding sequence GCCGAAATCCTGTTAGCACATTGCTTACAAAAAAATCGCACTTGGCTGAAAACTTGGTCGGATAAAAGCCTAACTGTTGCAGAAATTGCAGCTTTCCAGCATATGTTAATGCAGCGGCAAACGGGGATTCCCGTTGCTTATTTAATGGGGTATCGAGATTTTTGGAATTTACGCTTACAAGTGAGTCCTGCCACCTTAATTCCTCGCCCTGAAACTGAATTATTGGTGGAATTAGCCCTAGAAAAGCTAGCCATGCTTTCGAGCCAAACCGTCAGCGTATTGGATTTAGGCACAGGCACAGGCGCGATTGCTCTAGCATTAGCGCAAGAACGCCCAGATATACAAATACTTGCAGTGGATGCCTCTGCCGCTGCTTTAGAAATTGCCAAAAGCAATGCTCAACTGAATCAGATTCCTAATGTTAGGTTTATGCAATCTAATTGGTTTAGCGAACTACCGTCCCAACGCTTTGATTTAATTGTGTCGAACCCACCTTATATTGAACAAAATGATCCACATTTAACACAAGGTGATGTGCGCTTTGAACCTATGAACGCATTGACAGCGGGTTTAGATGGTTTAGATGATATTCGGCATATTATTCAGCATGCTCCCACTTGGTTAAACCCACAAGGCTGGTTATTACTCGAGCATGGTTATAATCAAGGACAAGCGGTTAGCGAATTATTGTTAAAATGCGGCTTGCAAAACGTACAATGCCTACCCGATTGGGCAGGCATTGAGCGAGTTAACCTAGGGCAATGCGGCTAA
- a CDS encoding PilC/PilY family type IV pilus protein: protein MNGIKRGIKCLLIALPAMYSAVLMADETEIYFTGNTEKIKPNILFLMDSSGSMATPVPSDPMNRTRMQVMQDAFTQTMAGLPSNLNIGLMHYANEANIGDYYWGSNKGINFPITSPDDKVQPMLAPYQNNDNLPNPSSGSQKVRSFLAEVVQGWQAQGGTPIVDALYEAARYYRGDSVGWGMASPEQSNASHMLTYSGSFGCTSYETVQCNDSLGLCNETKDIASCHEILINECCVKLPNGDCENDDNTCGHSETVCDHQVCKTWSSGPTYRSPIKNRCQPNFIVLMSDGKPEYPYRTYSPYSDPNGTVYYPPSVTNPSDDPAYNRATLAGQAVTYTSQVKVNTKIPAYINGTCEDTPSTYKSGKCGPELTHWLASTDQNAAFTGNQTVDTYAIGFALEDANSTDYLKSLVTKSDGFFPATNVEDLTDAFQEIVQRIKKTAYSFSSPSYMVNEASLLSHSDEVYIPMFDNALQARWNGNIKKFKRDSAGKLVDKNNEPALNEKGELLTTAHDFWGAEPSGAEVDKGGAASRLPTPDNRKLYTDLVYANTSAELTNVANKLHEANTELSSTLLGNPDLSAEQRIALIKFARGLNDKDEARYFMGDMLNTKPQIVTYLKDANSSFEKDKSYIFAATNEGYLHAIDTDTGIEQWAFMPQSLLKNLLTFYENPTTTEHVYGIDGAITIWQDDVNKDGKFRPSTDTGGDRLYLFFGLRRGGSEYYGLDITNISAPKVIWHITNQQTAFTGLGQTWSKPVLANLRVAATDSANPNSLPSELKPVLVFGGGYDPIKDEANTANRNNDAKGKNVFIVDALTGEKLWALSDTSGANLVRDSIPSDIRVLDMDNNGALDRLYFADTGGNVWRVDMDVDVTDADDSTLYDYTKAKLSKFAELAGTGAANKRMFFYEPDVALMKHNGKMLLTLAIGSGYRAHPLDDKINDRFYVLVDRNPYDAPDATIFPIKESEDTLPSIDNTDKIDPTDVNKSILNDTSLYGWYYDLPHTAEKVLAPAVTFMNKVIFTTFAPVNESGTTTPNPDPCDAESATTARAYVVDLFNGAAVADLDRKSSTGTNGKDRFIVAGVNEILDAAQVVFQAPKASNGSACTSNDCHQWVEIRVGKLDLPLMDSTNSTNNSISSSTDISQLIQRSFWLDCDTYPDPTENVLCKP, encoded by the coding sequence ATGAACGGGATTAAGCGAGGAATCAAGTGCTTACTAATAGCACTGCCTGCAATGTATAGCGCTGTATTAATGGCAGATGAGACCGAAATTTACTTTACGGGTAATACAGAAAAAATTAAACCGAATATTCTGTTTTTAATGGATTCATCAGGTTCAATGGCAACGCCCGTGCCAAGTGACCCTATGAATAGAACGCGTATGCAAGTCATGCAAGATGCGTTTACTCAAACAATGGCAGGTTTGCCTAGTAATTTAAATATTGGGCTAATGCATTATGCGAATGAAGCCAATATTGGCGATTATTATTGGGGTTCTAATAAAGGTATTAACTTTCCCATTACATCACCGGATGACAAGGTACAGCCTATGCTTGCACCTTATCAAAATAACGATAATTTACCGAATCCTAGTTCAGGCAGTCAAAAAGTCCGTAGTTTCTTAGCCGAAGTAGTGCAAGGGTGGCAAGCTCAAGGGGGTACGCCAATTGTCGATGCTTTATATGAAGCTGCCCGTTATTATCGTGGTGATTCAGTAGGCTGGGGGATGGCATCTCCCGAACAAAGCAATGCTTCACATATGTTAACTTATTCGGGGTCGTTTGGTTGTACTTCTTATGAAACCGTGCAGTGCAATGACAGTTTAGGTTTATGTAATGAAACTAAGGATATTGCCTCCTGCCATGAAATTTTAATCAACGAATGTTGTGTAAAATTGCCAAATGGCGATTGTGAAAATGATGATAATACTTGCGGTCATAGCGAAACGGTATGTGACCATCAAGTATGTAAAACGTGGTCATCAGGTCCTACTTATCGTTCACCTATTAAAAATCGTTGCCAACCGAATTTTATTGTTTTGATGTCTGATGGTAAGCCTGAATATCCTTATCGAACCTACTCACCGTATAGTGATCCTAACGGTACGGTGTATTATCCACCTTCTGTTACGAATCCTAGTGATGATCCCGCCTATAATCGCGCTACCTTAGCAGGTCAAGCTGTAACGTATACTTCGCAAGTAAAGGTGAATACCAAAATTCCCGCTTATATTAATGGTACTTGTGAGGATACGCCTTCAACTTATAAAAGTGGTAAATGTGGTCCTGAATTAACCCATTGGCTCGCAAGTACTGATCAGAATGCCGCGTTTACGGGTAATCAAACGGTGGACACTTATGCAATTGGTTTCGCTTTAGAAGATGCTAATTCCACTGACTATTTGAAAAGCCTAGTCACCAAATCTGATGGTTTCTTTCCAGCCACTAACGTGGAAGACTTAACCGACGCGTTCCAAGAAATTGTACAACGTATTAAAAAAACCGCTTATTCCTTTAGTTCGCCTAGTTACATGGTCAATGAGGCTAGCTTGTTATCACATAGCGACGAAGTTTATATTCCCATGTTTGATAATGCATTACAGGCGCGCTGGAATGGCAATATCAAAAAATTCAAACGCGATAGTGCTGGTAAATTAGTCGATAAAAATAACGAGCCTGCACTGAATGAAAAGGGCGAGTTATTAACAACAGCTCACGATTTTTGGGGCGCTGAACCCAGTGGAGCCGAAGTTGATAAAGGAGGCGCAGCCAGTCGTTTACCAACACCCGATAATAGAAAGTTATATACCGATTTGGTTTATGCCAACACTAGTGCAGAGTTAACAAATGTGGCGAATAAACTGCATGAGGCTAACACAGAACTCAGTAGTACTTTATTAGGCAATCCTGATTTGAGTGCAGAACAACGTATTGCTTTAATAAAATTTGCGAGGGGTTTAAACGATAAGGATGAAGCCCGTTATTTTATGGGCGATATGTTGAATACTAAACCGCAAATCGTAACGTATTTGAAGGATGCAAATTCCAGCTTTGAAAAAGATAAATCTTATATTTTTGCAGCTACCAATGAAGGTTATTTGCATGCCATTGATACGGATACAGGTATTGAGCAATGGGCATTTATGCCGCAAAGCTTATTAAAAAATCTGCTTACCTTTTATGAAAATCCCACTACCACCGAACATGTTTACGGCATTGATGGTGCAATTACGATTTGGCAGGATGATGTAAACAAGGATGGTAAATTTCGCCCTAGTACCGATACAGGCGGTGACCGCCTCTACTTATTTTTCGGTTTAAGACGTGGTGGTTCTGAGTATTACGGTTTGGATATTACCAATATCAGTGCGCCTAAAGTGATTTGGCATATTACCAATCAACAAACGGCTTTTACTGGCTTAGGGCAAACGTGGTCAAAACCTGTATTAGCGAACTTACGCGTGGCGGCAACGGATTCGGCTAATCCTAATAGTTTACCAAGTGAGCTAAAACCGGTTTTGGTGTTTGGTGGTGGCTATGATCCGATTAAGGATGAAGCCAATACCGCTAACCGTAATAACGACGCTAAGGGTAAAAATGTGTTTATAGTGGATGCCTTAACTGGGGAAAAGCTTTGGGCATTATCTGATACCAGTGGCGCTAACTTAGTGCGTGATAGTATACCCAGTGATATACGTGTGCTGGATATGGATAACAATGGCGCATTAGATCGTTTGTATTTTGCAGATACAGGCGGCAATGTTTGGCGGGTGGATATGGACGTTGACGTAACCGACGCTGATGACAGCACCTTGTACGATTACACGAAAGCGAAGTTAAGTAAGTTTGCCGAGTTAGCAGGAACAGGCGCAGCCAATAAACGTATGTTCTTCTATGAGCCAGACGTGGCGCTTATGAAGCACAATGGCAAAATGTTGTTAACCTTGGCAATTGGTAGTGGTTATCGTGCGCATCCTTTGGATGACAAGATTAATGACAGGTTTTATGTGTTAGTGGATCGTAATCCTTACGATGCGCCCGACGCGACGATCTTCCCTATTAAAGAGTCTGAAGATACGCTGCCCAGTATTGATAATACCGATAAAATAGACCCAACTGATGTAAATAAAAGTATTCTAAACGACACAAGCTTATATGGCTGGTATTACGACTTGCCACATACCGCTGAGAAAGTTTTAGCGCCCGCCGTAACGTTTATGAATAAGGTCATTTTTACTACCTTCGCACCGGTTAATGAATCCGGTACGACTACGCCTAACCCAGACCCTTGTGATGCGGAATCGGCAACTACCGCTCGGGCGTATGTTGTCGATTTATTTAATGGCGCGGCAGTAGCGGATTTAGATCGTAAATCGAGTACAGGTACAAATGGCAAAGACCGTTTTATCGTAGCAGGGGTAAATGAAATTTTGGATGCGGCGCAAGTTGTGTTCCAAGCACCCAAAGCTTCTAACGGTAGTGCGTGTACGTCTAACGATTGTCATCAGTGGGTGGAAATTCGTGTAGGTAAATTAGATTTACCCTTAATGGATTCTACGAACTCTACGAATAATTCGATTAGCAGTTCAACCGATATCAGTCAGTTGATTCAACGTTCTTTCTGGCTGGATTGTGATACCTATCCTGATCCAACGGAAAACGTTTTATGTAAACCTTAG
- a CDS encoding type IV pilin protein codes for MKTTMKPTQGFTLIEIMIAVAIIAIISGFAYPSYVKHIQRAKRVDAQTAVLEAAQRQEAYYIRNNSYAKDLTQLEFNSISSEGLYNLTMSVTPTGCTGNHTTVCTGFAMTASPVTTKPQAQDSECQSLTVNQLGTKSAKDANNSASTKCW; via the coding sequence ATGAAAACAACAATGAAACCTACGCAAGGTTTTACCCTCATCGAAATTATGATTGCGGTGGCAATCATTGCCATTATTTCAGGCTTTGCTTATCCCAGTTACGTTAAACACATACAACGTGCCAAGCGGGTCGATGCGCAAACGGCGGTATTAGAAGCTGCGCAACGTCAAGAAGCTTATTACATCCGTAATAACAGTTACGCTAAGGATCTTACCCAGTTGGAATTCAACTCAATCTCTAGCGAAGGTTTGTATAACTTAACCATGAGCGTTACGCCCACTGGATGTACAGGTAACCATACGACGGTTTGTACTGGTTTTGCAATGACGGCAAGCCCCGTTACAACGAAACCGCAAGCGCAAGACAGTGAGTGCCAAAGCCTTACGGTCAATCAGCTAGGTACTAAGTCCGCGAAGGATGCAAACAATAGTGCCTCTACTAAATGTTGGTAA
- a CDS encoding PilW family protein translates to MLFQKHQRGLTLLELMIALALSVVLIGGIITIYTSSKRTYQTRDQLSLMDENARVALITLTRSLEHANYKIWSGDYFIRPDAITANRLTNALCSDGQRNIKALNLLKPTRDGSSGASDSVGVIFAADNNLYLDCLNMGENAHAVACRTNASGTSQYVYNSFYIDQSSTDNKPNLYCISSRSSSGTPIAQGVENLQFLYGVDNDNDINHTVDQYLTATEVETKKLWQKVLTIKVAILMRSNEPALEQAQTKAYKLLDTTINTSDRYQRAVYSTVVQLRNAVDN, encoded by the coding sequence ATGTTATTCCAGAAACATCAACGAGGTCTAACGTTACTTGAACTAATGATTGCACTGGCATTAAGCGTTGTCTTAATTGGCGGTATCATTACGATTTATACGTCTAGTAAACGCACCTACCAAACGCGTGATCAATTAAGTTTGATGGATGAAAATGCACGCGTAGCCCTCATTACCTTAACGCGTAGTTTAGAGCACGCCAATTATAAAATATGGTCAGGTGATTATTTTATTCGTCCAGATGCTATTACAGCTAATCGTCTTACCAATGCATTATGCAGTGACGGTCAGCGCAATATTAAAGCACTTAATCTATTAAAACCAACGCGTGATGGCAGTAGTGGCGCTAGCGATTCGGTAGGCGTTATTTTTGCCGCAGACAATAACTTATATTTGGATTGCCTTAATATGGGGGAAAATGCACATGCGGTTGCGTGTCGTACCAATGCCAGTGGTACTAGCCAATATGTGTACAATAGTTTTTATATAGACCAATCATCAACTGACAACAAACCTAATTTATATTGCATTAGCTCACGCTCATCCAGTGGCACACCGATTGCACAAGGGGTTGAGAATTTGCAATTTTTGTATGGGGTTGACAATGATAACGATATTAATCACACCGTTGATCAATACTTAACAGCCACTGAAGTCGAAACGAAAAAACTTTGGCAGAAAGTTTTAACTATTAAAGTGGCGATTCTAATGCGCTCTAACGAACCCGCGTTAGAACAAGCGCAGACGAAAGCTTATAAATTATTAGACACCACAATTAATACAAGTGACCGTTATCAACGCGCCGTGTATAGCACAGTGGTGCAGTTACGTAATGCGGTTGATAATTAG
- the pilV gene encoding type IV pilus modification protein PilV, with the protein MQRSFRARPSRALQAGLSLLEILIATVVLSTGLLGLAGMQIAALKTTHNSYQVQQATWLLHDLLERMRANRQGVVEGKYVLNTDTPTELLSTATYCANPAPSKNCLSSTCNGQELAAADLYRVICGYGGSDGIDASLMNGQMSVACLSGDCNNGVSIKLRWQERVAAKNVNASKASTGTDTFDLNMNIVL; encoded by the coding sequence ATGCAGAGGTCGTTCAGAGCGCGCCCAAGCCGTGCTTTGCAAGCCGGTTTAAGTTTATTGGAAATTCTCATTGCCACAGTTGTGTTATCTACCGGTTTATTAGGTTTAGCAGGTATGCAAATTGCCGCGTTAAAAACCACGCACAACTCCTATCAAGTTCAGCAAGCCACTTGGTTATTACACGATTTATTAGAGCGTATGCGAGCTAATCGGCAAGGTGTGGTAGAGGGTAAGTACGTGCTTAATACCGATACTCCGACTGAATTGCTTAGCACTGCTACTTACTGTGCAAACCCTGCACCTAGCAAAAACTGCTTAAGTTCTACATGTAATGGGCAAGAGTTAGCTGCTGCCGATTTATACCGGGTGATTTGTGGCTATGGCGGTAGCGACGGTATAGATGCCTCATTGATGAATGGGCAAATGAGCGTGGCCTGTTTGAGTGGGGACTGTAATAATGGCGTTAGTATTAAGTTGCGCTGGCAAGAGCGTGTTGCTGCTAAAAACGTTAATGCAAGTAAGGCAAGCACGGGCACAGATACGTTTGATCTTAATATGAATATTGTGTTGTAA
- the pnp gene encoding polyribonucleotide nucleotidyltransferase, which yields MAKITKTFQYGQHTVTIETGEIARQASAAVIINMNETVLLVTVVANKTEVAGRDFFPLTVNYQEKFYAAGRIPGGFFKREARPTEEETLIARLIDRPIRPLFPDGFTNEVQVIATLMSLNPSVSPDIAAMLGASAALKLAGIPFEGPIGAARVGYKNGEYLLNPSNEEIKSSALDLVVAGTESAVLMVESEADELSEEVMLGAVVFGHEQMQVAIQAINELAADVNNAVWNWTAPAANQALIDALTASSEAALVEAFQISEKQARYARVDEILNAAIEQLAAKDGEQGLSAEEIKGEFKNLEKKVVRGSILDGKPRIDGRDLQTVRPISVRVGVLPRTHGSALFTRGETQALVVATLGTERDAQVIDAIAGEYKDNFLFHYNFPPFSVGETGQIGSPKRREIGHGRLAKRGVKAMIPHVEDFPYTIRCVSEITESNGSSSMASVCGSSLALMDAGVPIKAPVAGIAMGLIKEGERFAVLSDILGDEDHLGDMDFKVAGSAEGVTALQMDIKINGITKEIMQQALVQAKAGRLHILGEMAKGLDAPREEISEYAPRYVTMKINPEKIREVIGKGGETIRGITEKTGTSIDISDEGFIKIAAVDAKAAYEARSMIEAITAEVELNRVYNGKVARIMDFGAFVTILPGKDGLLHISQISNDRVENVNDYLKIGDSVRVKVVEIDRQGRMRLSMKDAD from the coding sequence ATGGCAAAAATTACAAAGACCTTCCAATACGGTCAACATACAGTCACGATTGAAACTGGCGAAATTGCCCGCCAAGCCAGTGCTGCTGTTATTATCAATATGAATGAAACCGTTTTATTGGTAACGGTTGTGGCTAATAAAACCGAAGTGGCGGGACGCGACTTCTTTCCGTTAACTGTCAATTACCAAGAAAAATTTTATGCGGCAGGTCGTATTCCGGGTGGCTTTTTCAAGCGTGAAGCGCGTCCTACTGAAGAAGAAACCCTAATCGCGCGTTTAATTGATCGTCCGATTCGCCCATTATTTCCAGATGGCTTTACTAATGAAGTGCAAGTAATTGCTACTTTAATGTCATTGAATCCTAGTGTAAGTCCTGATATTGCGGCTATGTTAGGCGCATCAGCAGCATTAAAATTAGCTGGAATTCCGTTTGAAGGGCCAATTGGCGCGGCGCGGGTAGGCTACAAAAACGGTGAATATTTACTGAACCCTTCTAATGAAGAAATCAAAAGTTCAGCATTGGATTTAGTGGTAGCAGGTACTGAATCAGCGGTATTGATGGTGGAATCCGAAGCCGATGAACTCAGCGAAGAAGTTATGCTGGGTGCTGTGGTATTCGGGCATGAGCAAATGCAAGTGGCGATCCAAGCTATTAATGAATTAGCCGCTGACGTGAATAATGCGGTTTGGAATTGGACTGCACCTGCGGCTAATCAAGCTTTAATTGATGCGTTGACAGCTTCCTCTGAAGCGGCACTAGTCGAAGCTTTCCAAATTTCCGAAAAACAAGCGCGTTATGCACGAGTTGATGAAATTCTGAATGCCGCGATTGAGCAATTAGCTGCCAAAGACGGTGAGCAAGGCTTAAGCGCAGAAGAAATTAAAGGTGAATTTAAAAACCTTGAGAAAAAAGTAGTACGTGGCAGCATCTTAGATGGCAAACCGCGTATTGATGGCCGTGATTTACAAACTGTGCGCCCCATTAGCGTACGTGTAGGCGTATTACCTCGTACCCACGGTTCAGCCTTGTTTACGCGTGGTGAAACCCAAGCCTTAGTGGTAGCGACCTTAGGCACAGAACGCGATGCGCAAGTGATTGATGCCATTGCGGGTGAGTATAAAGATAACTTCTTGTTCCATTATAACTTTCCTCCCTTCAGTGTGGGCGAAACCGGACAAATTGGTTCGCCAAAGCGTCGTGAAATTGGACATGGTCGCTTAGCCAAACGTGGCGTGAAAGCCATGATTCCACACGTAGAAGATTTTCCTTACACCATTCGTTGCGTCTCTGAAATCACTGAATCGAATGGTTCAAGTTCAATGGCCAGCGTGTGCGGTAGTTCACTAGCGCTAATGGATGCAGGCGTGCCAATTAAAGCACCGGTTGCAGGCATTGCAATGGGCTTGATTAAAGAAGGCGAGCGCTTTGCGGTATTATCCGATATTTTGGGTGATGAAGACCATTTAGGCGATATGGATTTCAAAGTAGCGGGTTCGGCAGAAGGTGTAACCGCGTTACAAATGGATATTAAAATCAATGGTATTACCAAGGAAATCATGCAACAAGCTTTAGTCCAAGCTAAAGCGGGGCGTTTGCATATCTTAGGTGAAATGGCCAAAGGTTTAGATGCACCGCGTGAAGAAATTTCTGAATACGCGCCGCGTTATGTCACCATGAAAATCAACCCAGAGAAAATTCGTGAAGTCATTGGTAAAGGTGGCGAAACGATTCGGGGCATTACTGAAAAAACGGGCACTAGCATTGATATTAGCGATGAAGGCTTTATCAAGATTGCTGCCGTTGATGCTAAAGCCGCGTATGAAGCGCGTAGCATGATTGAAGCAATTACTGCTGAAGTTGAATTAAATCGTGTGTATAACGGTAAAGTTGCCCGCATTATGGACTTTGGTGCATTTGTAACGATTCTACCGGGCAAAGACGGTTTGTTACACATTTCACAAATCAGCAATGATCGCGTGGAAAACGTGAATGATTACCTGAAAATTGGTGATAGCGTACGCGTAAAAGTAGTGGAAATTGACCGTCAAGGTCGTATGCGCTTAAGCATGAAAGATGCCGACTAG
- the rpsO gene encoding 30S ribosomal protein S15 has protein sequence MSLSAEEKASVVAQYRQSDTDTGSPEVQVALLTARIKHLTDHFATHKHDHHSRRGMLAMVNQRRKLLDYLKRKDLNRYQALISSLGLRR, from the coding sequence ATGTCTCTGAGTGCAGAAGAAAAGGCGAGTGTTGTTGCGCAATACCGCCAATCAGATACAGATACCGGGTCCCCGGAAGTGCAAGTCGCGTTATTAACAGCGCGTATCAAGCATTTAACGGACCATTTTGCAACCCATAAACATGACCACCACTCACGTCGTGGTATGTTGGCGATGGTTAACCAACGTCGTAAATTGCTTGACTACCTCAAGCGCAAAGATCTTAATCGTTACCAAGCGCTCATTTCGAGCTTAGGTCTGCGCCGTTAA
- a CDS encoding glycosyltransferase yields the protein MSSAKSAKKHSHKNKSSKAKTQPSICLNMIVKNEAPVIERCLASVKDLINYWVICDTGSTDGTQEVIRNYFAKQHVPGELYEDAWQDFAYNRNLALDRARDKADYILIIDADDFLDKADDFRFENLTADEYLLKMVLNEIEYYNTKLIKTSKNWRWEGVLHEYLTCDKSQPSVAYQGNYAMRATREGNRSHNPDKYKRDIEVLEKAIVDEPNNTRYRFYLAQSYRDDGNNEKALEHYQKRVDMGGWAEEVYYSLLQIGHCKERLKQPLFDVIDAYLKAHHYRPSRLEALCSAIRLCRIEGKHYLGYHLGRHITDNPSLPEDILFVEKAVYDWLLLDEISLCAVYAGQPQLAAQLMKRLLELSTTPRTEQARLGNNLRFALAEAM from the coding sequence ATGAGCTCTGCTAAATCAGCAAAAAAACATTCGCATAAAAACAAATCCTCTAAAGCGAAAACTCAACCCAGCATTTGCTTAAACATGATTGTCAAAAATGAAGCGCCTGTGATTGAGCGTTGCTTGGCAAGTGTTAAAGATTTAATTAATTATTGGGTAATTTGTGACACGGGTTCTACCGACGGTACACAAGAAGTAATTCGCAACTATTTTGCCAAGCAGCATGTGCCGGGTGAGTTGTACGAAGACGCATGGCAAGATTTTGCCTATAACCGTAATCTAGCCTTAGATCGGGCGCGAGACAAAGCCGACTATATTCTGATTATTGATGCGGATGATTTTCTGGATAAAGCCGATGATTTCCGTTTTGAAAATCTGACGGCTGACGAATATCTACTGAAAATGGTCTTGAATGAGATTGAGTACTACAACACTAAACTGATTAAAACCAGTAAAAATTGGCGTTGGGAAGGGGTGCTGCACGAATATTTAACTTGTGATAAATCTCAGCCCAGTGTGGCGTACCAAGGTAATTATGCTATGCGTGCTACGCGAGAGGGTAACCGTAGCCACAATCCTGATAAATATAAACGTGACATTGAAGTCTTAGAAAAAGCTATCGTAGATGAGCCTAACAATACACGTTATCGTTTCTATTTAGCGCAAAGTTATCGAGATGATGGTAATAACGAAAAAGCGCTGGAACATTATCAAAAACGCGTTGATATGGGCGGGTGGGCAGAGGAAGTTTATTATTCACTATTGCAAATTGGGCATTGTAAGGAACGCCTCAAGCAACCCTTATTTGATGTGATAGACGCTTATTTAAAAGCGCATCATTATCGCCCCAGTCGTTTGGAAGCGCTGTGTAGTGCCATTCGTCTGTGTCGTATCGAAGGTAAGCATTATTTAGGTTATCACTTAGGGCGACATATTACGGATAACCCGTCTCTGCCAGAGGACATATTGTTCGTCGAAAAAGCCGTTTATGATTGGTTACTGTTAGACGAAATTTCCTTATGTGCAGTGTATGCTGGGCAGCCACAATTAGCTGCACAACTCATGAAGCGCTTGTTAGAATTATCGACTACACCCCGCACAGAACAGGCACGACTTGGCAATAATCTACGTTTTGCCTTAGCGGAGGCTATGTAA